From a single Pseudorasbora parva isolate DD20220531a chromosome 15, ASM2467924v1, whole genome shotgun sequence genomic region:
- the wdr26b gene encoding WD repeat-containing protein 26 isoform X2: MQSNGTGQEQNHPASTQNGDANGLQSNAGSASGASGTGSGSLKKKKRLSQAEEDVIRLIGQHLHGLGLNQTVDLLMQESGCRLEHPSATKFRNHVMEGEWHKAENDLNELKALMHSPNAIVRMKFLLLQQKYLEYLEDGKVLEALQVLRGELTPLKYNTDRIHVLSGYLMCSHAEDLKAKAEWEGKGAGSRCRLLDKLQTYLPPSVMLPPRRLQTLLRQAVEMQRDRCLYHNTKLDSSLDSVSLLLDHVCTRKQFPCYTQQILTEHCNEVWFCKFSNDGTKLATGSKDTTVIIWQVEPDSHQLKLLRTLEGHAYGVSYLAWSPDDVYLIACGPDDCSELWLWNVQTGELRTKMSQSHEDSLTSVAWNPDAKRFVTGGQRGQFYQCDLDGNLLESWEGVRVQCLWCMADGRTVLASDTHQRIRGYSFEDLTDRNIVQEDHPIMSFTVSKNGRLALLNVATQGVHLWDLQDRVLVRKYQGVTQGFYTIHSCFGGHNEDFIASGSEDHKVYIWHKRSELPIVELTGHTRTVNCVSWNPCIPSLMASASDDGTVRIWGPAPFLDAQELGGLNESGSSMDS, from the exons ATGCAGTCGAACGGGACCGGACAGGAGCAGAACCACCCAGCCAGCACGCAGAACGGAGATGCCAACGGCCTCCAGAGCAATGCGGGCTCGGCTTCGGGGGCCTCCGGGACGGGTTCGGGATCCCTAAAAAAGAAGAAGCGTCTATCTCAGGCGGAGGAGGATGTGATCCGCCTCATCGGACAGCATCTGCACGGGTTAGGGCTGAA TCAGACGGTGGATTTGTTGATGCAGGAATCTGGCTGTAGATTGGAGCATCCGTCAGCCACGAAGTTTCGGAACCACGTCATGGAAGGGGAATGGCACAAG GCTGAAAACGACCTCAACGAGCTAAAAGCATTGATGCATTCACCCAACGCTATTGTG CGGATGAAGTTTCTGCTATTACAGCAGAAGTATCTGGAGTATTTGGAGGATGGAAAAGTTCTGGAGGCTCTGCAAGTGTTGCGAGGAGAGTTGACTCCTctcaaatacaacacagacCGAATCCACGTGCTCAGCGG GTATCTGATGTGCAGCCATGCTGAGGATCTGAAGGCAAAGGCTGAATGGGAGGGAAAAGGCGCTGGATCACGATGTAGATTATTGGACAAGCTCCAGA CGTACCTGCCCCCCTCTGTAATGTTGCCTCCTCGGCGGCTGCAGACGCTGCTCAGACAGGCTGTGGAGATGCAGAGAGATCGCTGCCTTTATCACAACACCAAACTGGACTCCAGTCTGGACTCTGTGTCCTTACTGCTGGATCATGTCTGCACAAG GAAACAGTTTCCCTGTTACACACAGCAGATCCTCACAGAGCACTGCAATGAAGTCTGGTTCTGCAAATTCTCCAACGACGGCACTAAACTCGCCACCGGCTCGAAGGACACAACTGTGATCATCTGGCAGGTGGAGCCG GACTCGCATCAGTTGAAGCTCTTACGGACTCTGGAGGGTCACGCGTACGGTGTGTCGTATCTTGCCTGGAGTCCTGATGATGTTTACCTGATCGCCTGCGGTCCAGACGACTGCTCTGAGCTCTGGCTGTGGAACGTTCAG ACAGGAGAACTGCGCACAAAGATGAGTCAGTCTCATGAGGACAGCCTGACCAGTGTCGCCTGGAACCCTGACGCCAAGCGCTTCGTTACAGGAGGACAGAGGGGGCAGTTTTACCAATGT GATCTTGACGGAAACCTGTTGGAGTCGTGGGAAGGCGTGCGTGTGCAGTGCCTCTGGTGTATGGCCGACGGCCGGACTGTTCTCGCCTCTGATACACACCAGCGGATCCGTGGATACAGTTTCGAGGACCTAACAGACAGAAACAT AGTTCAGGAGGATCATCCTATAATGTCTTTCACTGTTTCTAAGAATGGAAGATTAGCTTTGTTAAATGTAGCAACTCAG GGCGTTcatctctgggaccttcaggaCCGTGTGTTGGTCAGGAAGTACCAGGGTGTGACACAGGGTTTCTACACCATTCACTcctgctttggtggacacaacGAGGATTTCATTGCTAGCGGCAGTGAAG ATCATAAGGTATATATTTGGCacaagcgcagtgagctgccgATCGTGGAGTTGACgggacacacacgcacagtgAACTGTGTCAGCTGGAACCCGTGTATTCCCAGTCTTATGGCCAGCGCTTCTGACGACGGCACAGTCCGCATCTGGGGACCCGCACCCTTCCTGGACGCACAAGAGCTGGGCGGCCTCAATG AGAGTGGCAGCAGTATGGACAGTTGA
- the wdr26b gene encoding WD repeat-containing protein 26 isoform X1, with translation MQSNGTGQEQNHPASTQNGDANGLQSNAGSASGASGTGSGSLKKKKRLSQAEEDVIRLIGQHLHGLGLNQTVDLLMQESGCRLEHPSATKFRNHVMEGEWHKAENDLNELKALMHSPNAIVRMKFLLLQQKYLEYLEDGKVLEALQVLRGELTPLKYNTDRIHVLSGYLMCSHAEDLKAKAEWEGKGAGSRCRLLDKLQTYLPPSVMLPPRRLQTLLRQAVEMQRDRCLYHNTKLDSSLDSVSLLLDHVCTRCAAFTHSNATHSPPLSKISHAMYVCVCRKQFPCYTQQILTEHCNEVWFCKFSNDGTKLATGSKDTTVIIWQVEPDSHQLKLLRTLEGHAYGVSYLAWSPDDVYLIACGPDDCSELWLWNVQTGELRTKMSQSHEDSLTSVAWNPDAKRFVTGGQRGQFYQCDLDGNLLESWEGVRVQCLWCMADGRTVLASDTHQRIRGYSFEDLTDRNIVQEDHPIMSFTVSKNGRLALLNVATQGVHLWDLQDRVLVRKYQGVTQGFYTIHSCFGGHNEDFIASGSEDHKVYIWHKRSELPIVELTGHTRTVNCVSWNPCIPSLMASASDDGTVRIWGPAPFLDAQELGGLNESGSSMDS, from the exons ATGCAGTCGAACGGGACCGGACAGGAGCAGAACCACCCAGCCAGCACGCAGAACGGAGATGCCAACGGCCTCCAGAGCAATGCGGGCTCGGCTTCGGGGGCCTCCGGGACGGGTTCGGGATCCCTAAAAAAGAAGAAGCGTCTATCTCAGGCGGAGGAGGATGTGATCCGCCTCATCGGACAGCATCTGCACGGGTTAGGGCTGAA TCAGACGGTGGATTTGTTGATGCAGGAATCTGGCTGTAGATTGGAGCATCCGTCAGCCACGAAGTTTCGGAACCACGTCATGGAAGGGGAATGGCACAAG GCTGAAAACGACCTCAACGAGCTAAAAGCATTGATGCATTCACCCAACGCTATTGTG CGGATGAAGTTTCTGCTATTACAGCAGAAGTATCTGGAGTATTTGGAGGATGGAAAAGTTCTGGAGGCTCTGCAAGTGTTGCGAGGAGAGTTGACTCCTctcaaatacaacacagacCGAATCCACGTGCTCAGCGG GTATCTGATGTGCAGCCATGCTGAGGATCTGAAGGCAAAGGCTGAATGGGAGGGAAAAGGCGCTGGATCACGATGTAGATTATTGGACAAGCTCCAGA CGTACCTGCCCCCCTCTGTAATGTTGCCTCCTCGGCGGCTGCAGACGCTGCTCAGACAGGCTGTGGAGATGCAGAGAGATCGCTGCCTTTATCACAACACCAAACTGGACTCCAGTCTGGACTCTGTGTCCTTACTGCTGGATCATGTCTGCACAAGGTGTGCTGCATTTACACATTCGAACGCAACGCACTCCCCTCCGCTCTCAAAGATTTCACATGCCATGTACGTGTGTGTTTGCAGGAAACAGTTTCCCTGTTACACACAGCAGATCCTCACAGAGCACTGCAATGAAGTCTGGTTCTGCAAATTCTCCAACGACGGCACTAAACTCGCCACCGGCTCGAAGGACACAACTGTGATCATCTGGCAGGTGGAGCCG GACTCGCATCAGTTGAAGCTCTTACGGACTCTGGAGGGTCACGCGTACGGTGTGTCGTATCTTGCCTGGAGTCCTGATGATGTTTACCTGATCGCCTGCGGTCCAGACGACTGCTCTGAGCTCTGGCTGTGGAACGTTCAG ACAGGAGAACTGCGCACAAAGATGAGTCAGTCTCATGAGGACAGCCTGACCAGTGTCGCCTGGAACCCTGACGCCAAGCGCTTCGTTACAGGAGGACAGAGGGGGCAGTTTTACCAATGT GATCTTGACGGAAACCTGTTGGAGTCGTGGGAAGGCGTGCGTGTGCAGTGCCTCTGGTGTATGGCCGACGGCCGGACTGTTCTCGCCTCTGATACACACCAGCGGATCCGTGGATACAGTTTCGAGGACCTAACAGACAGAAACAT AGTTCAGGAGGATCATCCTATAATGTCTTTCACTGTTTCTAAGAATGGAAGATTAGCTTTGTTAAATGTAGCAACTCAG GGCGTTcatctctgggaccttcaggaCCGTGTGTTGGTCAGGAAGTACCAGGGTGTGACACAGGGTTTCTACACCATTCACTcctgctttggtggacacaacGAGGATTTCATTGCTAGCGGCAGTGAAG ATCATAAGGTATATATTTGGCacaagcgcagtgagctgccgATCGTGGAGTTGACgggacacacacgcacagtgAACTGTGTCAGCTGGAACCCGTGTATTCCCAGTCTTATGGCCAGCGCTTCTGACGACGGCACAGTCCGCATCTGGGGACCCGCACCCTTCCTGGACGCACAAGAGCTGGGCGGCCTCAATG AGAGTGGCAGCAGTATGGACAGTTGA